In Bradyrhizobium erythrophlei, a single genomic region encodes these proteins:
- the dctP gene encoding TRAP transporter substrate-binding protein DctP: MRNRTSRRHFLAGAAAAAMMPGLSTRRAYSTVQPQVLRLGFTNPRDSQFGAGALELATYVERNCGGRLRVELYPAGETGGELEMCQDVAAGTLEMTFASSAVFAAIEPELSIFDIPFLFRDVAHARAVLDSDIGKAALARVEPKGIIGLAWGENGLRHLTTSDRAVHRPEDLKNLKLRVPQSEVMVASFKAFGADAGPLPFPDLYSALSSGAFQAEENPIPTVLAANFDKVQRYLCLTGHVYSPAAFLISKRVFERLTLEDQQALRLAGVVGSKASRVYVDRAEKNGLEELRRRGMKVVEDIDRPAFVASLASLESQFQKQFGKDKIDAIRAFGK; the protein is encoded by the coding sequence ATGCGTAACAGAACATCCAGACGGCATTTCCTTGCCGGTGCCGCTGCGGCCGCCATGATGCCGGGGCTTTCGACCCGGCGGGCTTATTCGACGGTCCAGCCGCAGGTCTTGCGGCTCGGCTTCACCAATCCCCGGGATTCCCAGTTCGGCGCCGGCGCGCTGGAATTGGCCACCTATGTCGAGCGCAATTGCGGCGGCCGGCTGAGGGTCGAGTTGTATCCCGCGGGCGAAACGGGCGGCGAGCTGGAAATGTGCCAGGACGTTGCCGCCGGTACGCTCGAGATGACGTTCGCGTCTTCCGCGGTCTTTGCCGCCATCGAACCCGAACTCAGCATCTTCGATATCCCGTTCTTGTTTCGCGACGTGGCCCACGCCCGCGCCGTGTTGGACAGCGACATCGGCAAGGCGGCGCTGGCGCGGGTCGAGCCGAAGGGCATCATCGGGCTCGCCTGGGGCGAAAACGGTCTTCGCCATCTGACAACCTCCGACCGCGCGGTACATCGGCCGGAAGATCTCAAAAACCTCAAGCTGCGCGTGCCGCAATCCGAGGTGATGGTGGCAAGCTTCAAGGCGTTTGGCGCCGATGCGGGCCCGCTGCCTTTCCCCGATCTCTACTCGGCGCTGTCTTCCGGCGCTTTCCAGGCCGAGGAAAACCCGATCCCGACCGTCCTTGCGGCGAATTTCGACAAGGTCCAGCGCTACCTGTGCCTCACCGGGCATGTTTATTCGCCGGCGGCCTTCCTGATCTCGAAGCGGGTTTTCGAGCGCCTCACGCTGGAAGATCAGCAGGCGCTGCGTCTCGCCGGCGTCGTCGGCAGCAAAGCGAGCCGGGTCTATGTCGATCGGGCCGAAAAGAACGGCCTCGAGGAGCTTCGCCGCCGCGGCATGAAGGTGGTCGAGGATATCGACCGGCCTGCCTTCGTCGCCTCTCTCGCCAGCCTTGAAAGCCAGTTCCAGAAGCAGTTTGGCAAAGACAAGATCGACGCTATCCGCGCTTTTGGCAAGTGA
- a CDS encoding trypsin-like serine protease, with translation MRSVILGGYVTLFIALFFHGTPATAVVGGDPIDNTLQQYTVAVGGTKGRCTGVVLVQNIVLTAAHCTQDSQNLWVGGHRGWGDLSNPPVGLSPVVEVIQHPGYREKPGWPDLALLKLEKPLPDRFIPAYFGGYTPHNGDGLIAAGYGEGFANDPTGGTLLRMVLLRVSIGTSGYLTLVSPGEADAGSGRGDSGGPVFAYRGMHALVGIVVGHVSNATMAVAIAPYYVWIKDTIEKLNSH, from the coding sequence ATGCGAAGCGTCATTTTGGGAGGGTACGTCACGCTTTTCATTGCGCTATTTTTTCACGGCACGCCGGCGACTGCGGTGGTTGGCGGTGATCCGATTGACAACACCCTGCAGCAATACACGGTGGCCGTCGGGGGCACGAAAGGTCGTTGTACCGGCGTGGTGCTGGTGCAGAACATCGTTCTCACGGCCGCGCATTGTACGCAGGACTCTCAGAACCTGTGGGTCGGCGGCCATCGCGGCTGGGGCGATCTCTCGAATCCGCCGGTGGGGTTAAGCCCCGTTGTGGAAGTGATTCAGCATCCTGGCTATCGGGAGAAACCGGGTTGGCCCGACCTTGCGCTGCTCAAACTCGAGAAGCCGCTGCCCGACCGATTCATTCCGGCCTATTTTGGTGGGTACACGCCCCACAACGGGGACGGTCTTATTGCCGCCGGTTACGGCGAAGGCTTTGCCAATGATCCGACCGGGGGCACCCTCCTGCGCATGGTGCTGCTGCGCGTTTCCATCGGCACCTCAGGCTACCTGACCCTGGTCAGCCCAGGCGAAGCGGACGCGGGGTCGGGCCGTGGTGATTCCGGCGGGCCGGTTTTCGCCTATCGCGGAATGCATGCGCTGGTCGGAATCGTCGTCGGCCATGTTTCAAACGCGACAATGGCGGTCGCCATCGCACCATATTACGTGTGGATCAAAGACACGATCGAGAAGCTCAACTCACACTAG
- a CDS encoding Hsp33 family molecular chaperone, with translation MTSNSPDIKLKETPVRAPSHVPVDDAVLPFEVASLDLRGRLTRLGPGLDDLLAKHNYPTPVAKLLGEAIVLTTLLGSSLKFDGRFILQTQTDGPVSFLIVDFQAPDRLRAYARFDAGQIRDGQTSGQLLGKGHLAMTIDQGPEMSRYQGLVALQGGSLEDAAHEYFLRSEQIPTRVRLAVGEEWRGGEGGARRRWRGGGMLLQFLPKAPERARQADLHPGDAPEGTATHTVAEDDAWVEGQSLIATVEDVELIDPALSGERLLYRLFHERGVRVFSPLALRAQCSCSRDAVSAMLKSFAAEDRAAMVKDGKVVVTCEFCSSVYQFTPQEAGVEEGAA, from the coding sequence ATGACCTCCAATTCCCCCGACATCAAACTGAAAGAAACGCCGGTTCGCGCGCCCTCGCATGTGCCGGTTGACGACGCGGTGCTGCCGTTCGAGGTGGCTTCGCTCGATCTGCGCGGAAGGCTGACCCGGCTCGGCCCCGGGCTCGACGATCTCCTCGCCAAGCACAACTACCCGACGCCGGTGGCGAAGCTGCTCGGCGAAGCGATTGTGCTGACGACGTTGCTTGGCTCGTCGCTCAAATTTGACGGCCGCTTCATTCTGCAAACCCAGACCGACGGCCCGGTGTCGTTTCTGATCGTCGACTTTCAGGCACCCGATCGCCTGCGCGCCTATGCGCGCTTCGATGCCGGCCAGATCAGGGACGGACAGACCTCCGGCCAGCTGCTCGGCAAGGGCCATCTGGCGATGACGATCGATCAGGGACCGGAGATGAGCCGCTACCAGGGCCTGGTCGCGCTTCAGGGTGGCAGCCTGGAGGACGCCGCGCATGAATACTTCCTGCGCTCTGAACAGATTCCAACGCGGGTGCGGCTTGCAGTCGGCGAGGAGTGGCGTGGCGGCGAAGGCGGTGCGCGGCGGCGCTGGCGCGGTGGCGGCATGCTGTTGCAGTTTTTGCCGAAAGCACCGGAGCGCGCGCGGCAGGCCGATCTCCATCCCGGCGACGCGCCGGAGGGCACGGCTACGCACACCGTTGCCGAGGACGACGCCTGGGTCGAGGGTCAGTCGTTGATCGCAACCGTCGAGGATGTCGAACTGATCGATCCGGCGTTGTCGGGCGAGCGGCTATTGTATCGGCTGTTTCACGAACGCGGCGTGCGGGTGTTCTCGCCGCTGGCGCTGCGTGCGCAATGCTCGTGCTCGCGCGATGCGGTCTCCGCCATGCTCAAGAGCTTTGCGGCGGAAGACCGCGCCGCGATGGTGAAGGACGGCAAGGTCGTCGTGACCTGCGAATTCTGCTCGTCGGTCTATCAGTTCACGCCGCAGGAAGCCGGCGTGGAAGAGGGCGCCGCGTAA
- the argF gene encoding ornithine carbamoyltransferase, producing the protein MSKTLRHFLDLNELPLGELREVLAASSAMKAKLKAQKAGGAPADRPLTGKTLAMIFEKPSTRTRVSFDVGMRQLGGEAIMLTGAEMQLGRGETIADTARVLSRYVDIIMIRILNHDALLELAQYATVPVINGLTRRSHPCQVMADVMTFEEHRGPIQGRTVAWSGDDNNVLASWAHAAERFKFNLNVATPPQLAPNKVMRDWIKATQAPIVLGNDPEAAVRGADCVVTDTWFSMGDKDGEHRHNLLRPYQVNARLMRLAKPDALFMHCLPAHRGDEVTDEVIDGPQSVVFDEAENRLHVQKGILAWCLQAVG; encoded by the coding sequence ATGAGCAAGACGCTGCGTCATTTTCTCGATCTCAACGAGCTTCCGCTCGGCGAGTTGCGCGAGGTGCTGGCCGCGAGTTCGGCCATGAAGGCGAAGCTGAAGGCGCAGAAGGCCGGCGGCGCGCCTGCCGACCGTCCGCTCACCGGCAAGACGCTGGCGATGATTTTCGAAAAGCCCTCGACGCGTACGCGGGTGTCGTTCGATGTCGGCATGCGCCAGCTCGGCGGCGAGGCGATCATGCTGACGGGCGCGGAAATGCAGCTCGGCCGCGGCGAGACCATCGCCGACACCGCGCGCGTGTTGTCGCGCTATGTCGACATCATCATGATCCGGATTCTTAATCACGACGCGTTGCTCGAACTCGCCCAATACGCCACCGTGCCCGTCATCAACGGGCTGACGCGGCGTTCCCACCCCTGCCAGGTGATGGCGGACGTGATGACGTTCGAGGAACATCGCGGGCCGATCCAGGGCCGCACCGTGGCCTGGAGCGGCGACGACAACAACGTGCTCGCTTCCTGGGCGCATGCTGCCGAACGTTTCAAGTTCAATCTGAACGTCGCGACGCCGCCGCAGCTTGCGCCCAACAAGGTGATGCGCGACTGGATTAAGGCGACGCAGGCGCCGATCGTGCTGGGCAACGATCCCGAAGCTGCCGTGCGCGGCGCCGATTGCGTGGTCACCGACACCTGGTTCTCGATGGGCGACAAGGACGGCGAGCATCGCCACAACCTGCTGCGGCCCTATCAGGTCAATGCGCGGCTGATGCGGCTTGCAAAGCCCGATGCGCTGTTCATGCACTGCCTGCCCGCCCATCGCGGCGACGAGGTGACCGACGAGGTTATCGACGGTCCGCAATCGGTGGTGTTCGACGAGGCCGAAAACCGCCTTCACGTGCAAAAGGGCATTCTGGCCTGGTGCCTTCAGGCGGTAGGGTAG
- a CDS encoding aspartate aminotransferase family protein, producing the protein MNKSATSHLLPVFARVDLAFERGEGCWLYATNGERYLDFTSGVAVNALGHAHPHLVAALQEQATKLWHMSNLFRSPDGERLAARLCEQSFADYVFFCNSGAEAMEGVIKLVRHYHFSKGHPERYRIVTFEGAFHGRTLATLAATGTTKYLEGFGPPVDGFDQVPHGDLEAVKKAIGPHTAGILIELVQGEGGVRSASPAFIKPLRALCDEHGILLAFDEVQTGMGRTGELFAYKRVGVAPDVMSLAKALGGGFPIGAVLASAEAASGMAPGSHGSTFGGNPLAVAAANAVLDVMLAPGFFDHVQKMSLLLKQKLASVVDRYPSILTEVRGEGLLIGVKAVVPSGDLVNALRDAKLLTVGAGDNVVRFLAPLIVSEAEIDHSVQSLERACTALVAAREKAAAR; encoded by the coding sequence ATGAACAAGAGCGCGACGTCGCATCTGCTTCCGGTATTCGCCAGGGTCGATCTCGCCTTCGAGCGCGGCGAGGGCTGTTGGCTATACGCAACCAACGGCGAGCGCTATCTCGATTTCACCTCGGGCGTCGCGGTGAACGCGCTCGGACACGCGCACCCGCACCTGGTCGCCGCGTTGCAGGAGCAGGCGACGAAACTCTGGCACATGTCGAACCTGTTCAGGAGTCCCGATGGCGAGCGTCTCGCCGCGCGGCTCTGCGAGCAGAGCTTTGCGGACTACGTCTTCTTCTGCAATTCCGGCGCGGAGGCGATGGAGGGCGTCATCAAGCTCGTGCGCCACTATCATTTCTCCAAGGGCCATCCCGAACGCTATCGCATCGTCACCTTCGAAGGCGCTTTCCATGGCCGGACGTTGGCGACGCTCGCCGCAACCGGCACGACGAAATATCTCGAGGGCTTCGGCCCGCCGGTCGACGGTTTCGACCAGGTGCCGCATGGCGATCTCGAAGCCGTCAAGAAGGCGATCGGCCCGCACACCGCCGGCATCCTGATCGAACTGGTGCAGGGCGAAGGCGGCGTGCGTTCGGCATCGCCCGCCTTCATCAAGCCGCTGCGCGCGCTATGCGACGAGCACGGAATACTGCTCGCCTTCGATGAAGTTCAGACCGGCATGGGACGCACCGGCGAACTCTTTGCCTATAAGCGTGTCGGCGTCGCGCCCGATGTGATGTCATTGGCCAAGGCGCTTGGCGGCGGCTTTCCGATCGGCGCGGTGCTGGCGTCGGCAGAAGCCGCGTCCGGCATGGCGCCGGGCTCCCACGGCTCGACCTTCGGCGGCAATCCCTTGGCGGTCGCCGCGGCGAATGCCGTGCTCGACGTGATGCTCGCGCCAGGCTTCTTCGACCATGTGCAGAAGATGTCGCTGCTGTTGAAGCAGAAGCTTGCTTCCGTGGTCGATCGCTACCCGTCGATCCTGACGGAGGTGCGCGGCGAAGGTCTCCTGATCGGCGTCAAGGCGGTGGTGCCGTCCGGCGATCTCGTCAACGCATTGCGCGACGCGAAGCTGCTCACCGTCGGCGCCGGCGACAACGTGGTGCGTTTCCTCGCGCCGCTGATTGTCTCGGAGGCCGAGATCGATCACTCCGTGCAGTCCCTGGAGCGCGCCTGCACCGCGCTGGTGGCTGCCCGGGAAAAGGCGGCCGCGCGATGA
- a CDS encoding GcrA family cell cycle regulator, with product MTVLTWSDDRVEQLKKLWEAGLSASQIAAELGNVTRNAVIGKVHRLGLSGRAKSPSSAAPRPRKARPAQHMMRVSRPVSRGNTALAHAFEVELEPDPIAYDNVVPMSQRLSLLELNEATCHWPVGDPSSPEFFFCGGKALNSLPYCAHHSRIAYQPTGDRRRQAPKTTR from the coding sequence ATGACGGTATTGACATGGTCTGACGATCGCGTCGAACAACTGAAGAAGCTCTGGGAAGCGGGCCTCTCGGCGAGCCAGATCGCCGCCGAACTCGGAAATGTGACGCGGAATGCGGTAATCGGCAAAGTGCACCGGCTTGGGCTTTCCGGACGCGCCAAGAGCCCCTCTTCGGCCGCACCGCGCCCGCGCAAGGCGCGCCCCGCGCAACATATGATGCGGGTCTCGCGTCCGGTGTCGCGCGGCAACACGGCGCTCGCGCATGCTTTCGAGGTCGAACTCGAGCCGGATCCGATCGCCTATGACAATGTGGTGCCGATGAGCCAGCGGCTGTCGCTGCTTGAATTGAACGAGGCCACCTGTCACTGGCCGGTCGGCGATCCCTCGAGCCCGGAGTTCTTCTTCTGCGGCGGCAAAGCGCTGAACAGCCTGCCCTATTGCGCGCATCATTCGCGCATCGCCTATCAGCCGACCGGCGACCGGCGTCGTCAAGCGCCGAAGACGACGCGGTAA
- the phoB gene encoding phosphate regulon transcriptional regulator PhoB, translated as MSARILVVEDEEALTTLLRYNLDAEGYDVETVGRGDDADTRLKERVPDLIVLDWMLPGLSGIELCRRLRARPETKQLPIIMLTARGEESERVRGLATGADDYIVKPFSVPELLARVRGLLRRASPERLATVLTYGDIELDREKRRVARSGRPVDLGPTEYRLLEFFLEHPGRVFSREQLLDSVWGRDIYIDERTVDVHIGRLRKLLNPGREQDPIRTVRGAGYALDDRFAKVE; from the coding sequence ATGAGCGCACGCATTCTGGTGGTGGAAGACGAGGAAGCGTTGACAACGCTGTTGCGCTATAACCTCGACGCCGAAGGATATGACGTCGAAACGGTCGGACGGGGCGACGACGCCGATACCCGCCTGAAGGAGCGGGTTCCCGATCTGATCGTGCTGGACTGGATGCTGCCGGGACTCTCCGGCATCGAATTATGCCGCCGCTTGCGGGCCCGGCCCGAAACCAAACAGCTTCCGATCATCATGCTGACCGCGCGCGGCGAGGAAAGCGAACGGGTGAGGGGACTTGCGACCGGCGCCGACGATTACATCGTCAAGCCGTTCTCGGTTCCGGAATTGCTGGCGCGGGTTCGTGGTCTGTTGCGCCGTGCAAGCCCGGAGCGTCTCGCCACCGTGCTCACCTATGGCGATATCGAATTGGATCGCGAGAAGCGCCGTGTCGCCCGCTCCGGCCGTCCGGTCGATCTCGGGCCGACCGAATACCGGTTGCTCGAATTCTTCCTGGAGCATCCGGGCCGCGTGTTCTCACGCGAGCAACTGCTCGACAGCGTCTGGGGCCGCGACATCTATATCGACGAGCGCACGGTCGACGTGCATATCGGCCGCCTGCGCAAGCTGCTCAATCCGGGCCGCGAGCAGGACCCGATCCGCACCGTGCGCGGCGCGGGCTACGCGCTCGACGATCGCTTCGCGAAGGTCGAATAA
- the phoU gene encoding phosphate signaling complex protein PhoU encodes MASEHTAKAFDSDLQELTRLVAEMGGLAERMIVDAVDALIRRDVAVGRRVVETDAEIDNLQRLIEERAVLTIARRQPMAVDLREIVGAMRVAIDLERIGDLAKNMGKRVAALESDFQPLKLIRGLEHMTDLVQSQVKSVLDAYAAHDLPAAMTVWKNDEEVDAICTSLFRELLTYMMEDPRNISFCIHLMFCAKNIERIGDHATNIAETVFYMIEGQQILDKRPKGDMTTFATTVPGT; translated from the coding sequence ATGGCCTCTGAACATACCGCCAAGGCGTTCGACAGCGACCTTCAGGAATTGACGCGGCTGGTGGCCGAAATGGGCGGTCTTGCCGAGCGCATGATCGTGGATGCCGTCGATGCGCTGATCCGCCGCGATGTCGCGGTCGGCCGCCGCGTGGTCGAGACCGACGCCGAGATCGACAACTTGCAGCGTCTGATCGAAGAGCGCGCGGTGCTGACAATTGCCCGGCGTCAGCCGATGGCGGTGGATTTGCGCGAGATCGTTGGCGCGATGCGGGTTGCGATCGATCTCGAACGGATCGGCGACCTTGCCAAGAACATGGGCAAGCGGGTCGCGGCGCTGGAAAGCGATTTCCAGCCCTTGAAGCTGATCCGCGGGCTCGAGCACATGACCGACCTTGTGCAATCGCAGGTGAAGTCGGTGCTGGATGCCTACGCGGCGCACGATCTGCCGGCGGCCATGACCGTCTGGAAGAACGACGAGGAAGTCGACGCGATCTGTACTTCGCTGTTTCGCGAGTTGCTCACCTACATGATGGAAGACCCGCGCAACATCAGCTTCTGTATTCATCTGATGTTCTGCGCCAAGAACATTGAACGGATCGGCGACCATGCCACCAACATCGCCGAGACCGTGTTTTACATGATCGAGGGCCAGCAAATTCTCGACAAACGACCGAAAGGTGACATGACGACCTTTGCTACAACCGTGCCCGGAACCTGA
- the pstB gene encoding phosphate ABC transporter ATP-binding protein PstB → MTDLSASVSVPATPVPTVVGHASGHAEPPAKVTARGLNFYYGEHHALKNINITLGTNRVTAFIGPSGCGKSTLLRIFNRMYDLYPGQRATGQLMLDQTNILDPKLDLNLLRARVGMVFQKPTPFPMTIYENIAFGIRLYEKISRSEMDDRVERALRGGALWNEVKDKLNASGLSLSGGQQQRLCIARTVAVRPEVILFDEPCSALDPISTAKVEELIQELAENYTIAIVTHNMQQAARVSDKTAFMYLGELIEFDETNKIFTSPNDRRTQDYITGRFG, encoded by the coding sequence ATGACCGATCTTTCCGCTTCCGTGAGTGTTCCCGCGACACCGGTGCCGACTGTGGTCGGCCATGCTTCGGGCCATGCCGAGCCGCCGGCCAAGGTGACCGCGCGCGGCCTGAATTTCTACTACGGCGAACACCACGCGCTGAAGAACATCAACATTACGCTCGGCACCAACCGCGTCACCGCGTTCATCGGCCCGTCCGGCTGCGGCAAGTCGACCTTGCTGCGGATTTTCAACCGGATGTACGACCTCTATCCGGGACAGCGCGCCACCGGCCAGTTGATGCTCGACCAGACCAACATTCTCGATCCCAAGCTTGATCTCAATTTGCTGCGGGCGCGGGTCGGCATGGTGTTCCAGAAGCCGACGCCGTTTCCGATGACGATCTACGAGAACATCGCCTTCGGTATCCGCCTGTACGAGAAGATCTCGCGGTCCGAAATGGACGACCGGGTCGAAAGGGCGCTGCGCGGCGGCGCGCTGTGGAACGAGGTGAAGGACAAGCTCAATGCTTCGGGCCTGAGCCTGTCCGGCGGCCAGCAGCAGCGGCTTTGCATCGCCCGCACCGTGGCGGTGCGTCCCGAGGTGATCCTGTTCGACGAGCCGTGCTCGGCGCTCGACCCGATCTCGACCGCGAAAGTCGAGGAACTGATCCAGGAACTCGCCGAAAATTACACGATCGCCATTGTTACCCACAACATGCAGCAGGCGGCCCGCGTCTCCGACAAAACAGCCTTCATGTATTTGGGCGAATTGATCGAGTTCGACGAAACCAACAAGATTTTCACCTCGCCGAACGACCGGCGAACCCAGGACTACATCACCGGCCGGTTCGGCTAG
- the pstA gene encoding phosphate ABC transporter permease PstA, with the protein MNPIYKTRRRKDIVVRALCVGAAVFGVTWLALILFTLFFNGLKGLNLELFTQNTPPPGSNEGGLLNAITGSIIMTVIGVGLGAPLGLFAGTYLAEYGRNDRLTSVIRFINDILLSAPSIIIGLFIYGAIVVPMGGFSALAGSLALAVIVIPVVLRTTEDMLLLVPNPLREAASALGLPRSFVIRRIAYRAARSGLITGVLLATARVAGETAPLLFTALSNQFFSLNLTKTMANLPVTINNFVQSPYAYWKQLAWSGALIITLTVLALNIGARILGAERTAK; encoded by the coding sequence GTGAACCCGATCTACAAGACCCGCCGTCGCAAGGACATCGTGGTTCGCGCGCTCTGCGTCGGCGCCGCCGTCTTCGGCGTCACCTGGCTCGCGCTGATCCTGTTCACGCTGTTCTTCAACGGCCTCAAGGGCCTCAACCTCGAACTCTTCACCCAGAACACGCCGCCGCCGGGATCGAACGAAGGCGGTCTTTTGAACGCGATCACCGGCTCCATCATCATGACCGTGATCGGCGTCGGCCTCGGCGCGCCGCTTGGCCTGTTCGCCGGAACCTATCTCGCCGAATACGGCCGCAACGACCGTCTCACCTCGGTGATCCGTTTCATCAACGACATCCTGTTGAGCGCGCCATCGATCATCATCGGCCTGTTCATCTATGGCGCGATCGTGGTGCCGATGGGCGGCTTCTCGGCGCTCGCAGGTTCGCTGGCGCTTGCGGTGATCGTGATCCCGGTGGTGCTGCGCACCACCGAGGACATGTTGCTGCTCGTTCCCAACCCACTTCGTGAGGCGGCGTCCGCGCTGGGCCTGCCGCGTTCGTTCGTGATCCGGCGGATCGCCTATCGTGCGGCGCGCTCCGGCCTGATCACGGGCGTGCTGCTGGCAACCGCGCGCGTCGCCGGCGAGACCGCGCCGCTGCTGTTCACCGCGCTCTCCAACCAGTTCTTCAGCCTGAACCTGACCAAGACGATGGCGAACCTGCCGGTGACGATCAACAATTTCGTGCAGAGCCCCTACGCCTACTGGAAGCAGTTGGCCTGGAGCGGGGCCCTCATCATCACGCTGACCGTACTTGCTCTCAACATTGGCGCGCGCATTCTTGGCGCCGAGAGGACCGCAAAATGA
- the pstC gene encoding phosphate ABC transporter permease subunit PstC: protein MAVQSGAVEVAGPHDRARALNAFKAGDVTFYWITRACAISVLLILGGIILSLIVGAWPAMREYGFAFLWTQRWAPSADPPVLGAVGPMYGTLITSFIAMLIAIPVGLGIAIFLTELCPQWLRRPIGIAIELLAGIPSIIYGMWGFFVLGPFLAYTFQPFMISLFDGVPVLGSIFGGPPSYLSLFNAALILAIMVLPFITAISVDVFKTVPPVLKEAAYGIGCTTWEVVRNVVIPYTRVGVIGGVMLALGRALGETMAVTFIIGNSFRISSSIFAPGTTISAAIASEFAESDGLHQSALMLLGLLLFVLTFLVLSGARLMLLRLEKKAGK from the coding sequence ATGGCGGTTCAAAGCGGAGCAGTCGAAGTCGCAGGACCTCACGACCGCGCCAGGGCCCTGAACGCTTTCAAGGCCGGAGACGTCACCTTCTACTGGATCACCCGCGCCTGCGCGATTTCGGTCCTGCTCATTCTCGGCGGCATCATTCTTTCGCTGATCGTCGGCGCATGGCCGGCGATGAGGGAATACGGCTTTGCGTTCCTGTGGACGCAGCGCTGGGCGCCGTCGGCCGATCCGCCGGTGCTCGGCGCGGTGGGGCCGATGTACGGCACCTTGATCACATCGTTCATCGCGATGCTGATCGCGATCCCCGTCGGCCTTGGCATCGCGATTTTTCTCACCGAACTTTGCCCGCAATGGCTGCGCCGGCCGATCGGAATTGCGATCGAACTGCTCGCCGGCATTCCCTCGATCATCTACGGCATGTGGGGCTTCTTCGTGCTGGGCCCGTTCCTGGCCTATACGTTCCAGCCGTTCATGATCAGCCTGTTCGACGGCGTTCCGGTGCTTGGCTCGATCTTCGGTGGCCCGCCCTCCTATCTCAGCCTGTTCAATGCCGCGCTCATTCTCGCGATCATGGTGCTGCCGTTCATCACCGCGATTTCGGTCGACGTCTTCAAGACCGTGCCGCCGGTCCTGAAGGAGGCCGCCTACGGCATCGGCTGCACGACCTGGGAAGTGGTCCGCAACGTCGTCATTCCCTACACCCGCGTCGGCGTCATCGGCGGCGTCATGCTGGCGCTCGGCCGTGCGCTCGGCGAGACCATGGCGGTCACCTTCATCATCGGAAATTCGTTCCGGATCTCGTCCTCGATCTTTGCCCCGGGCACCACGATCTCGGCGGCGATCGCCTCCGAATTTGCCGAGAGCGATGGCTTGCATCAGTCGGCGCTGATGCTGCTCGGCCTGCTGCTGTTCGTGTTGACCTTCCTGGTGCTGTCGGGCGCGCGGCTGATGCTGCTGCGCCTGGAAAAAAAGGCGGGGAAGTAG
- the pstS gene encoding phosphate ABC transporter substrate-binding protein PstS: MNFFKTIVAAGLVAASTSAFAADITGAGATFPFPIYSKWADAYKKETGNGLNYQSIGSGGGIKQIEAKTVTFGATDMPLKVDQLTKDGLVQWPMVMGAIVPVVNLEGVKPGEVVFDGQTLADIYLGKITKWDDPAIKKLNPNVKLPSEAITVVRRSDGSGTTFNFTDYLSKVSAEWKTKVGSGTAVEWPVGVGAKGNEGVSGNIGQTKNSIGYVEYAYAKQNKLIYTALVNKAGKPVQPTVAAFQAAASNADWASAPGYYVILTDQPGEQSWPITASTFILMHREPADKAASAEAVKFFKWAFANGGKMAEELDYIPMPEPVVKLIEKTWSADIKS; this comes from the coding sequence ATGAATTTCTTCAAAACGATCGTCGCTGCCGGCCTGGTCGCCGCATCGACGTCGGCTTTTGCCGCCGACATCACCGGAGCGGGCGCGACGTTCCCGTTCCCGATCTATTCGAAATGGGCCGACGCCTACAAGAAAGAGACCGGTAACGGGCTGAACTATCAGTCGATCGGCTCTGGCGGCGGCATCAAGCAGATCGAGGCCAAGACCGTGACGTTCGGCGCCACCGACATGCCGCTGAAGGTCGATCAGCTCACCAAGGACGGCCTGGTGCAGTGGCCCATGGTGATGGGCGCGATCGTTCCTGTGGTCAACCTGGAAGGCGTCAAGCCAGGCGAAGTGGTGTTCGACGGCCAGACACTCGCCGACATCTATCTCGGCAAGATCACCAAGTGGGACGACCCGGCGATCAAGAAGCTCAATCCGAATGTGAAGCTGCCGAGCGAGGCGATCACCGTGGTCCGCCGTTCCGACGGCTCGGGCACGACGTTCAACTTCACCGACTATCTCTCCAAGGTGAGCGCGGAGTGGAAGACCAAGGTCGGCTCCGGCACCGCGGTCGAATGGCCGGTCGGCGTTGGCGCCAAGGGTAACGAGGGCGTCTCCGGCAACATCGGCCAGACCAAGAATTCGATCGGCTATGTCGAATATGCCTACGCCAAGCAGAACAAGCTGATCTACACGGCGCTGGTCAACAAGGCCGGCAAGCCGGTGCAGCCGACGGTCGCCGCGTTCCAGGCCGCAGCCTCGAACGCCGATTGGGCCAGCGCCCCCGGTTACTACGTGATCCTCACCGACCAGCCGGGTGAACAGTCGTGGCCGATCACGGCTTCGACCTTCATCCTCATGCACCGTGAGCCGGCCGACAAGGCTGCCTCCGCGGAAGCCGTCAAGTTCTTCAAGTGGGCTTTCGCCAACGGCGGCAAGATGGCCGAGGAGCTCGACTACATTCCGATGCCGGAGCCGGTCGTCAAGCTGATCGAGAAGACCTGGTCGGCCGACATCAAGAGCTGA